Proteins encoded in a region of the Patescibacteria group bacterium genome:
- a CDS encoding sugar nucleotide-binding protein, whose protein sequence is MFTEKDVCRPDDAYGISKWEAEQGLFELFTGQSGTQCIILRLPMVYGPGNKGNMLAFLKAASKKHQLHLRGVGRLGRKKAQNTQSKKLRQHYKEARKTGERQKSNTNYLNNLLVFWFHYNCFSLLLLESATTEPKKVMLNIFRCNWRLSFLYLINII, encoded by the coding sequence ATCTTTACAGAAAAAGATGTGTGTCGGCCTGATGATGCATATGGGATTAGTAAGTGGGAAGCGGAACAAGGATTATTTGAGTTGTTTACTGGACAATCGGGCACTCAGTGCATAATCCTTCGCTTGCCAATGGTGTATGGGCCTGGTAACAAGGGAAATATGCTTGCGTTCTTGAAAGCAGCATCAAAAAAGCACCAACTACACCTACGAGGTGTAGGTAGATTGGGCCGCAAAAAGGCACAGAATACGCAAAGTAAGAAACTAAGACAACACTATAAGGAGGCCAGGAAAACAGGAGAAAGGCAAAAAAGCAACACTAATTATTTAAATAATCTCTTGGTTTTTTGGTTTCATTATAATTGTTTTTCTTTGTTGTTGTTAGAAAGCGCCACCACGGAACCAAAAAAGGTAATGTTAAATATTTTTCGGTGCAATTGGAGATTAAGTTTTCTGTATTTGATAAATATTATTTAA
- a CDS encoding DUF3368 domain-containing protein: protein MPEKAIVDTSSLIALDKIKLLNILCKIYTEVILPEAVVKEFGHPDIECYFVKKVESPLIKLLINDLNLGKGESEVLALANGTNMKTILDDLKARKIAETLGINFTGTIGILLKAEKLGLIESSYNSAQELKSKGFYVSDELLNNIYQIQKT from the coding sequence ATGCCTGAGAAAGCCATTGTCGACACTTCTAGTCTCATTGCATTAGACAAAATCAAGTTGTTAAATATTCTTTGTAAAATTTATACTGAAGTCATCCTGCCAGAAGCTGTTGTTAAAGAATTCGGCCATCCTGACATTGAATGCTATTTTGTTAAAAAAGTTGAAAGTCCATTAATCAAGCTACTAATTAATGATTTAAATTTAGGTAAAGGAGAATCTGAGGTTTTAGCATTAGCAAATGGAACGAATATGAAAACCATACTAGATGATTTAAAGGCTCGAAAAATTGCCGAAACGTTAGGAATAAATTTCACTGGTACTATAGGAATATTACTTAAAGCTGAAAAGTTAGGATTGATAGAAAGTTCGTATAATAGTGCACAAGAACTAAAAAGTAAGGGTTTTTATGTTTCAGACGAGCTATTAAATAATATTTATCAAATACAGAAAACTTAA
- a CDS encoding UPF0175 family protein, whose amino-acid sequence MRITVNLPEINIKEDEVKLLLAIKLLEEGLVSLGKAAEVSGFSEKTFVEILIHRGIPPIIYSKLNLEKELNNA is encoded by the coding sequence AATTTACCTGAAATAAATATAAAGGAAGACGAAGTAAAATTGCTACTTGCGATAAAACTTCTTGAAGAAGGTTTAGTTTCTTTAGGAAAGGCAGCAGAAGTATCAGGATTTTCTGAAAAAACTTTTGTAGAAATTCTTATACACCGAGGCATACCACCTATAATATACTCCAAACTTAATCTCGAAAAAGAACTAAACAATGCCTGA